The Geotrypetes seraphini chromosome 8, aGeoSer1.1, whole genome shotgun sequence genome includes a region encoding these proteins:
- the PLPP2 gene encoding phospholipid phosphatase 2: protein MLEKRKIYVLLDVFCLVIASLPFVIMTLVNTPYKRGFYCDDESIGYPYREDTITHGLMAGVTISCTVLIITTGEAYMVYTKRLHSKSQFNCYLAALYKVVGTYLFGAAVSQSLTDLAKYMIGRPRPNFLAVCNPDWMRVNCSGYVLEDVCQGKPVDVTESRLSFYSGHSSFGMYCMVFLALYVQARLKGQWARLLRPTIQFFLISFAVYVGYTRVSDYKHHWSDVLVGLLQGGLVAGITVRYVSDFFKMRPSLKCQGDALENKPSLPLRESDENHFGYLDTP from the exons CATCGCTCCCCTTTGTCATCATGACCCTGGTGAACACTCCATACAAACGAGGTTTCTACTGTGATGATGAGTCCATCGGATACCCGTACAGGGAAGACACCATTACCCATGGCCTGATGGCTGGTGTCACTATCTCCTGCACTGTTCTCATT ATCACCACGGGGGAGGCATACATGGTCTACACCAAACGTCTGCACTCAAAGTCGCAGTTCAATTGTTACCTTGCTGCTTTGTATAAGGTGGTGGGCACTTACCTATTTGGGGCAGCAGTAAGTCAGTCTTTGACTGACTTAGCCAAGTACATGATTGGCCGACCACGCCCTAACTTCCTGGCTGTCTGCAACCCAGACTGGATGCGTGTGAATTGTTCAGGCTACGTGCTGGAGGACGTGTGCCAGGGAAAGCCTGTAGATGTCACCGAATCCAG GTTGTCTTTCTATTCTGGACACTCCTCATTTGGGATGTATTGCATGGTCTTCTTAGCC CTGTATGTCCAGGCTCGTTTAAAGGGGCAGTGGGCTCGTCTGCTGCGTCCTACTATCCAGTTCTTTCTGATTTCTTTTGCTGTGTATGTGGGTTACACAAGAGTCTCCGATTACAAACACCACTGGAGTGACGTGCTGGTGGGACTCCTCCAGGGAGGCCTGGTGGCAGGAATCACA GTGCGGTACGTCTCAGACTTTTTTAAGATGAGACCCTCCCTTAAGTGTCAAGGAGATGCTTTGGAAAACAAGCCCAGCTTACCACTCAGAGAATCTGACGAAAACCATTTTGGTTACTTAGACACTCCATGA